A single genomic interval of Labeo rohita strain BAU-BD-2019 chromosome 13, IGBB_LRoh.1.0, whole genome shotgun sequence harbors:
- the pwwp2b gene encoding PWWP domain-containing protein 2B translates to MEAVAEELRAGSRIPVTVDQIVNDTLVVTLTYRERSYTGILLDCSRKTGLFCLPDVVGKSEESLILRADSEVSSEEASSKPVSQPTQRPKDENTEPEMGPPAPVPIPVQPGQPTYPPYFEGAPFPQPMWVRHTYNQWVPQPPPRPIKRKKRRREPGRMTMSTIRLRPRQVLCEKCKNTLNSDEDSKDGPTVPKTSRKENAPQADEDAKAAPAKSLRKDNDGDNNKESKRRDDSTVYDSKRFRKDKKDDEKFPGGDVIPHSPVIKISYSTPQGKGEVMKIPSRVHGSVKPFCPKQLLQNGHGERDASKESQKAPVDAIRTGLTISIPKLKLPKLASPDAPSPKIRLRSRADGAEQVSVYEAELVDGARRRSPRVPNSQSEDGAEKNSLELWSGEEVERHSDLTLLINFRKRKADSSSLSVCSSDSLDESKSFSSDGTSPELCDLAPGDDISVSSSSQGESKTVPPLTVRLHTRSMTKCVTEEGHAVTVGDVVWGKIHGFPWWPARILSISGTRREEGEVDAPWPEAKVSWFGSPTTSQLSVAKLSPFREFFRSRFNRKKKGMYRRAIMEAAKAVGHMSAEITSLLAHCET, encoded by the coding sequence GACCGGGCTGTTTTGCCTTCCAGACGTTGTTGGAAAATCCGAAGAGAGCCTCATATTGAGAGCGGACTCTGAAGTCTCGAGTGAAGAGGCTTCCTCTAAACCCGTTAGTCAGCCGACGCAGCGACCAAAAGATGAGAACACGGAGCCTGAGATGGGACCTCCGGCCCCCGTACCCATCCCGGTGCAACCGGGCCAGCCGACGTACCCGCCGTACTTTGAAGGCGCCCCGTTTCCGCAACCCATGTGGGTCCGGCACACGTACAACCAGTGGGTACCTCAACCGCCGCCTCGTCCAATCAAGAGGAAGAAAAGACGTCGAGAACCTGGAAGGATGACCATGAGCACGATCCGACTGAGACCTCGACAGGTGTTGTGCGagaaatgcaaaaacacactAAACAGCGACGAGGACAGCAAAGATGGACCAACGGTGCCGAAGACGTCCAGGAAGGAGAACGCGCCTCAAGCCGACGAAGACGCTAAAGCAGCTCCAGCTAAGAGTCTGAGAAAGGACAACGATGGGGACAACAACAAAGAGTCGAAGAGACGAGATGACTCGACGGTCTACGACAGCAAACGCTTCCGGAAAGACAAGAAGGACGATGAGAAGTTTCCCGGAGGGGACGTCATTCCCCACAGTCCTGTGATTAAGATCTCCTATAGCACTCCACAAGGTAAAGGCGAAGTGATGAAGATCCCGTCGAGAGTTCACGGTTCTGTCAAACCCTTCTGTCCAAAGCAGCTGTTGCAGAACGGCCACGGAGAGCGAGACGCTTCCAAGGAATCCCAGAAGGCTCCTGTAGACGCCATTCGAACGGGTCTTACCATTTCCATTCCCAAACTCAAGCTCCCAAAGTTGGCTAGTCCAGACGCTCCTTCGCCTAAGATACGCTTAAGATCCCGGGCCGACGGAGCGGAGCAGGTGTCCGTGTACGAGGCGGAGCTGGTGGACGGCGCCCGGAGAAGAAGTCCAAGAGTTCCCAACTCTCAATCCGAAGATGGCGCGGAGAAAAACTCACTTGAACTTTGGTCAGGCGAGGAAGTCGAACGACACAGCGACTTGACTTTACTCATAAACTTCCGAAAGAGGAAAGCGGACTCTTCGAGCCTCTCCGTGTGCAGTAGCGACAGCCTAGACGAGTCCAAGTCGTTCAGCTCCGACGGCACGTCGCCAGAACTCTGCGATCTCGCTCCGGGCGACGACATCTCCGTGTCGTCTTCCTCTCAAGGGGAAAGTAAGACTGTTCCGCCTCTTACCGTACGACTGCACACTCGCAGCATGACTAAATGCGTGACCGAGGAAGGCCACGCCGTGACGGTGGGTGACGTCGTTTGGGGGAAGATCCACGGCTTCCCCTGGTGGCCCGCACGGATACTCAGTATTAGCGGTACTCGTAGAGAAGAAGGCGAGGTCGATGCTCCTTGGCCCGAAGCTAAAGTCTCCTGGTTCGGTTCCCCCACCACCTCCCAACTCTCGGTTGCCAAACTCTCGCCGTTCCGCGAATTCTTCAGGTCACGCTTCAACCGCAAAAAGAAAGGGATGTACCGCCGTGCCATCATGGAGGCCGCCAAGGCAGTGGGACACATGAGTGCCGAAATCACATCTCTGCTGGCTCACTGCGAAACTTAG